In Phaseolus vulgaris cultivar G19833 chromosome 10, P. vulgaris v2.0, whole genome shotgun sequence, a single genomic region encodes these proteins:
- the LOC137819252 gene encoding mitochondrial import inner membrane translocase subunit TIM23-2-like produces the protein MSNSQPNSDPKTRTRAYNPYKDLDAPIRNLYHLPTSPEYLFVEEARRKRRSWGENLTFYTGCGYLAGALGGAGAGLLDGVRAFESGDTAKLRINRVLNAAGHSGRVWGNRVGILGLLYAGIESGIEAARDADDVWNSVAAGLGTGALYRAARGVRSAAVAGAVGGAFAGVAVAGKQALKRYVPI, from the coding sequence ATGTCCAATTCCCAACCAAACTCCGATCCGAAGACCCGAACCCGAGCCTACAATCCCTACAAGGATCTCGATGCTCCAATTCGAAACCTCTACCACCTCCCCACCTCGCCGGAATACCTCTTCGTCGAGGAGGCCCGCCGCAAGCGCCGCTCCTGGGGCGAGAATCTCACCTTCTACACCGGCTGCGGCTACCTGGCCGGAGCCCTCGGAGGCGCCGGCGCAGGCCTCTTAGACGGTGTCAGGGCCTTCGAGTCCGGCGACACAGCGAAGCTCCGAATCAACCGCGTTCTGAACGCGGCGGGACACTCGGGTCGGGTCTGGGGAAACCGGGTTGGGATACTAGGGTTACTCTACGCCGGAATCGAGAGCGGAATCGAGGCTGCTAGAGACGCCGACGATGTATGGAATAGCGTCGCAGCGGGGCTCGGCACCGGCGCGCTGTACCGGGCGGCGAGAGGGGTGAGGTCTGCCGCGGTAGCCGGGGCAGTGGGTGGCGCTTTCGCCGGAGTGGCCGTGGCGGGGAAGCAGGCTTTGAAACGATATGTGCCTATATGA